A region of Anopheles merus strain MAF chromosome 2R, AmerM5.1, whole genome shotgun sequence DNA encodes the following proteins:
- the LOC121591139 gene encoding ribosomal RNA processing protein 1 homolog, which translates to MVVKEDTADAEGTSAIPMMEDDGKPASKRAIIAQEIKFARTLAGNDATMRRRVLKNLKTWLTTRSQSTFVFSDLDFMRLWKGLFYCMWMSDKPLVQEELAESLGSLVRCFDHDVPVAMQFFKAFLATMGNEWFGIDRWRLDKFMMLVRRVTRQAMFALHEAGWQKEHVERFKQTIDETILNRDVVSYGLMNHFNDLFLNELAKVSNGDIPKEAVTQILEVFVQALLKTDDGSVSASIKKNIFHALMQQSELGQEFQEKFEMWKSHNFVTGNIENVDFVVENEKEEEEGEQDADGGEAAEEGEEETQQGEEGEEEQTEAGEADEAERDEDGAEEERVLDPRAGRVSVDVPQIEFDPQEIIELFETYRYKSFVKTKGKKRALQLVKQFKKFADGVFPIGVKRIPSINPKDYNVDIDEQVMELEKYRSDLVGEKRKSLKELRKERRHAKKLLREKQEAKAKAKAKATTAADDDEEEGEHASGENGEAADEQDGVQEEQSENDATPATEKTKKKRRVRPTKMNPAMARKQAKLELLERKREEKMKLLKERLKKKKNKAPSDAETDAVPQLVPIVQPEAPAEVATSKAKKLKPAPVQTAIEATVESEPTTPTASGKKKQQGKVKPTTPKPDSKPFETKDEWSEPLQEGEEEYFIPARKMTPITARLEKPPKAAAKANLGKRVASGGATDDGEEPVTPARKRVKIALNKNVAQDLVEHIKQVKSSPQLPFDSAKKPSKSLLKPNLIPSPINPFYKKKFGLK; encoded by the exons ATGGTAGTCAAAGAGGACACCGCGGACGCGGAAGGAACGTCGGCAATACCGATGATGGAGGACGACGGGAAGCCCGCCAGCAAACGGGCAATCATTGCGCAGGAGATCAAGTTCGCCCGGACACTTGCCGGTAATGATGCTACGATGCGGCGCAGGGTGCTGAAGAATCTAAAGACCTGGCTAACCACACGCAGCCAGAGCACGTTCG TTTTTAGCGATTTGGACTTTATGCGGCTCTGGAAGGGGCTGTTCTATTGTATGTGGATGTCGGACAAGCCGCTGGTGCAGGAGGAGCTGGCCGAGTCGCTCGGTTCGCTGGTGCGGTGCTTTGACCATGACGTTCCGGTAGCGATGCAGTTCTTCAAGGCGTTCCTCGCCACCATGGGCAACGAGTGGTTCGGTATTGACCGTTGGCGGTTAGACAAGTTCATGATG CTGGTTCGACGGGTAACGCGGCAGGCCATGTTTGCGCTGCACGAAGCCGGCTGGCAGAAGGAGCACGTGGAGCGCTTCAAGCAAACGATCGACGAAACCATACTGAACCGCGACGTCGTGTCGTACGGGCTGATGAACCATTTCAACGATCTGTTCCTGAACGAGCTGGCCAAGGTGTCGAACGGGGACATCCCGAAGGAGGCGGTAACGCAGATACTGGAGGTGTTCGTACAGGCGCTGCTCAAAACGGACGACGGCTCGGTGAGCGCTTCGATCAAGAAGAACATCTTCCACGCCCTGATGCAGCAGTCCGAGCTGGGGCAGGAGTTTCAGGAGAAGTTTGAAATGTGGAAAAGTCACAACTTTGTCACGGGCAACATTGAAAACGTAGATTTTGTGGTGGAAAacgagaaggaggaggaggagggtgaACAAGATGCGGACGGTGGAGAAGCAGCAGAGGAAGGTGAAGAGGAAACTCAGCAGGGAGAGGAAGGTGAGGAGGAACAAACCGAAGCAGGTGAAGCGGACGAAGCAGAGCGAGACGAGGATGGAGCGGAGGAAGAAAGGGTGCTAGATCCTCGTGCCGGCCGTGTGAGCGTGGACGTTCCCCAGATTGAGTTCGATCCGCAGGAAATCATCGAACTGTTCGAAACGTATCGCTACAAATCGTTCGTGAAGACGAAGGGCAAGAAGCGGGCGCTGCAGCTGGTGAAACAGTtcaaaaagtttgccgacGGTGTGTTCCCGATCGGCGTGAAGCGCATCCCGAGCATCAACCCGAAGGACTACAACGTGGACATTGACGAGCAGGTGATGGAGCTGGAAAAGTATCGCTCAGACCTGGTCGGTGAGAAGCGGAAAAGCTTAAAGGAGCTGCGGAAGGAGCGCCGACACGCGAAAAAGCTGCTGCGCGAAAAACAAGAGGCAAAGGCGAAGGCGAAGGCAAAAGCCAccactgctgctgatgatgatgaggaggaAGGTGAGCATGCTTCCGGTGAAAATGGTGAAGCGGCAGATGAGCAAGACGGTGTACAGGAAGAACAGTCCGAAAACGATGCAACCCCGGCAACGGAGAAGACTAAAAAGAAGAGACGAGTTAGGCCGACGAAAATGAACCCAGCGATGGCACGGAAACAGGCCAAGCTAGAGCTGCTGGAGcggaaaagggaagaaaagatGAAGCTGTTGAAAGAGCggctgaagaagaaaaagaataaagcTCCGTCCGATGCAGAAACGGACGCCGTCCCACAGCTCGTGCCAATCGTGCAACCGGAGGCACCGGCGGAAGTTGCCACCAGTAAAGCGAAGAAGCTAAAGCCAGCACCTGTACAAACGGCAATCGAGGCGACAGTCGAGAGCGAACCAACAACACCCACAGCGAGCGGCAAAAAGAAGCAACAGGGCAAGGTAAAACCGACGACACCAAAACCCGACAGCAAACCGTTCGAAACGAAGGACGAATGGTCGGAACCGCTGCAGGAGGGCGAGGAGGAGTATTTCATACCCGCGCGCAAAATGACACCGATTACCGCCAGGCTGGAAAAGCCACCGAAGGCAGCGGCCAAGGCAAACCTTGGCAAGCGCGTTGCGTCCGGAGGCGCGACGGACGATGGAGAGGAACCGGTTACGCCGGCCCGAAAGCGGGTTAAGATTGCGCTGAACAAAAACGTCGCCCAGGATCTGGTGGAGCACATCAAGCAGGTGAAAAGTTCGCCCCAGCTACCGTTCGACTCGGCCAAAAAGCCTTCCAAGAGCCTGCTCAAGCCGAACCTCATTCCCAGCCCGATCAATCCGTTCTACAAGAAAAAGTTTGGTCTGAAGTAA
- the LOC121591146 gene encoding gamma-aminobutyric acid receptor-associated protein translates to MKFQYKEEHPFEKRKAEGDKIRRKYPDRVPVIVEKAPKARIDDLDKKKYLVPSDLTVGQFYFLIRKRIHLRPEDALFFFVNNVIPPTSATMGSLYHEHHEEDYFLYIAYSDENVYGSGSSSSSSSSTADSSN, encoded by the exons ATGAAGTTCCAGTACAAGGAAGAGCACCCGTTCGAGAAGCGAAAGGCCGAGGGCGACAAAATTCGACGCAAATATCCAGACCGTGTGCCT GTGATTGTCGAGAAGGCACCGAAAGCTCGCATCGATGACCTGGATAAGAAGAAGTACCTAGTCCCGTCCGACCTGACCGTCGGCCAGTTCTACTTCCTGATTCGCAAACGCATCCATCTCCGCCCGGAAGATGCGCTGTTTTTCTTCGTGAACAACGTCATTCCGCCGACGTCGGCCACCATGGGCTCGCTGTACCACGAGCATCACGAGGAGGACTACTTCCTCTACATTGCCTACTCGGATGAGAATGTTTACggtagcggcagcagcagcagcagcagcagcagcaccgctgACAGCAGCAACTAA
- the LOC121591144 gene encoding dolichol kinase isoform X2: MNKSYKTRPGASDGWWLCVLVPACYAATVWRPYQRAYDQHLPRDYKRTVIVTFGLLLQSLVIRGTVQSRWNRRQAVLLTLAAVVPLSWGLFSVCLKENVAFGGVSTLLPIALYDKLYHTVLRTIPKSFSYGEACVVVQGFVAFAYCALLQLPLATLLRPDAVHTEMHTIYCILQIGLVGIFLLACATYYCTWLRKTIPFWFALAVTTVLVALCPIGKLPAITRLVLFLVADGQTMITTGMYLALLLLTVSFVMWQFNYGRRTTTATRKVFHLLIVLVYGPGLWYQCRLLYLASGLMLAVLIVLEMARLIQLAPVASVLNTAVQLFIDEKDAGAIALTPIYLLVGCSLPLWLHPAPCDLINSGGLQMLTLSAGVLSIGIGDTAASVAGYHFGRHKWHERTNPLKELLPRYCCKRWPSGYCTTWA, from the exons ATGAATAAATCATACAAAACACG ACCCGGGGCCAGCGATGGATGGTGGCTTTGCGTCCTGGTGCCTGCTTGCTACGCGGCCACCGTTTGGCGACCTTATCAGCGTGCCTACGACCAACACCTGCCACGAGATTACAAACGCACGGTAATCGTGACCTTTGGACTGCTGCTCCAGTCCCTAGTCATCCGCGGAACCGTGCAATCCCGTTGGAACCGTCGGCAGGCGGTTCTGCTCACGCTGGCCGCTGTTGTCCCTCTCAGCTGGGGGCTGTTTTCAGTGTGCCTAAAGGAAAATGTTGCATTCGGGGGTGTGAGCACATTGCTGCCAATCGCGCTGTACGATAAGCTTTACCACACTGTCCTTCGGACGATACCAAAGAGCTTCAGCTATGGGGAAGCTTGCGTCGTGGTGCAAGGTTTCGTTGCGTTTGCCTACTGCGCTTTGCTGCAGTTGCCGCTGGCAACGCTATTGCGACCCGATGCCGTGCACACGGAAATGCATACGATCTACTGTATCCTGCAG ATCGGTTTGGTGGGAATTTTCCTTCTCGCGTGCGCAACATACTACTGCACATGGCTGCGCAAAACCATTCCCTTTTGGTTCGCGTTGGCAGTAACGACGGTTCTGGTGGCTTTATGTCCGATCGGCAAACTGCCGGCCATTACCCGGTTGGTACTGTTTCTCGTAGCCGATGGGCAAACGATGATCACGACTGGGATGTATCTggcactgttgctgctgacggTGTCTTTCGTCATGTGGCAGTTCAACTATGGTCGCCGGACGACCACGGCCACGCGGAAAGTGTTCCACCTGCTCATCGTTCTCGTGTACGGACCGGGGCTTTGGTATCAGTGCCGATTGCTCTACCTTGCCAGTGGGTTAATGTTGGCCGTACTGATTGTGCTAGAG ATGGCTCGCCTAATACAGCTAGCACCGGTGGCAAGCGTGCTGAACACGGCGGTGCAGCTGTTCATCGACGAAAAGGATGCCGGTGCGATTGCCCTCACACCGATCTACCTGCTGGTGGGATGCTCGTTGCCACTCTGGCTCCATCCAGCACCGTGCGACTTGATCAACTCGGGCGGACTGCAAATGCTCACCCTTTCGGCGGGTGTGCTATCGATCGGGATCGGTGATACGGCAGCCAGTGTGGCGGGGTACCACTTCGGCCGGCACAAGTGGCATG AACGAACAAATCCGTTGAAGGAACTGTTGCCTCGGTACTGCTGCAAGCGCTGGCCATCGGGATACTGTACCACGTGGGCGTGA
- the LOC121591144 gene encoding dolichol kinase isoform X1, whose product MNKSYKTRPGASDGWWLCVLVPACYAATVWRPYQRAYDQHLPRDYKRTVIVTFGLLLQSLVIRGTVQSRWNRRQAVLLTLAAVVPLSWGLFSVCLKENVAFGGVSTLLPIALYDKLYHTVLRTIPKSFSYGEACVVVQGFVAFAYCALLQLPLATLLRPDAVHTEMHTIYCILQIGLVGIFLLACATYYCTWLRKTIPFWFALAVTTVLVALCPIGKLPAITRLVLFLVADGQTMITTGMYLALLLLTVSFVMWQFNYGRRTTTATRKVFHLLIVLVYGPGLWYQCRLLYLASGLMLAVLIVLEMARLIQLAPVASVLNTAVQLFIDEKDAGAIALTPIYLLVGCSLPLWLHPAPCDLINSGGLQMLTLSAGVLSIGIGDTAASVAGYHFGRHKWHARTNKSVEGTVASVLLQALAIGILYHVGVIQLTVSRAAYAGIAVLVNALVESRTDQIDNLVLPLITYLILVCSC is encoded by the exons ATGAATAAATCATACAAAACACG ACCCGGGGCCAGCGATGGATGGTGGCTTTGCGTCCTGGTGCCTGCTTGCTACGCGGCCACCGTTTGGCGACCTTATCAGCGTGCCTACGACCAACACCTGCCACGAGATTACAAACGCACGGTAATCGTGACCTTTGGACTGCTGCTCCAGTCCCTAGTCATCCGCGGAACCGTGCAATCCCGTTGGAACCGTCGGCAGGCGGTTCTGCTCACGCTGGCCGCTGTTGTCCCTCTCAGCTGGGGGCTGTTTTCAGTGTGCCTAAAGGAAAATGTTGCATTCGGGGGTGTGAGCACATTGCTGCCAATCGCGCTGTACGATAAGCTTTACCACACTGTCCTTCGGACGATACCAAAGAGCTTCAGCTATGGGGAAGCTTGCGTCGTGGTGCAAGGTTTCGTTGCGTTTGCCTACTGCGCTTTGCTGCAGTTGCCGCTGGCAACGCTATTGCGACCCGATGCCGTGCACACGGAAATGCATACGATCTACTGTATCCTGCAG ATCGGTTTGGTGGGAATTTTCCTTCTCGCGTGCGCAACATACTACTGCACATGGCTGCGCAAAACCATTCCCTTTTGGTTCGCGTTGGCAGTAACGACGGTTCTGGTGGCTTTATGTCCGATCGGCAAACTGCCGGCCATTACCCGGTTGGTACTGTTTCTCGTAGCCGATGGGCAAACGATGATCACGACTGGGATGTATCTggcactgttgctgctgacggTGTCTTTCGTCATGTGGCAGTTCAACTATGGTCGCCGGACGACCACGGCCACGCGGAAAGTGTTCCACCTGCTCATCGTTCTCGTGTACGGACCGGGGCTTTGGTATCAGTGCCGATTGCTCTACCTTGCCAGTGGGTTAATGTTGGCCGTACTGATTGTGCTAGAG ATGGCTCGCCTAATACAGCTAGCACCGGTGGCAAGCGTGCTGAACACGGCGGTGCAGCTGTTCATCGACGAAAAGGATGCCGGTGCGATTGCCCTCACACCGATCTACCTGCTGGTGGGATGCTCGTTGCCACTCTGGCTCCATCCAGCACCGTGCGACTTGATCAACTCGGGCGGACTGCAAATGCTCACCCTTTCGGCGGGTGTGCTATCGATCGGGATCGGTGATACGGCAGCCAGTGTGGCGGGGTACCACTTCGGCCGGCACAAGTGGCATG CTAGAACGAACAAATCCGTTGAAGGAACTGTTGCCTCGGTACTGCTGCAAGCGCTGGCCATCGGGATACTGTACCACGTGGGCGTGATACAGCTGACGGTTAGCCGAGCTGCGTACGCCGGCATTGCCGTGCTAGTGAACGCTCTCGTCGAGTCGCGGACGGACCAGATCGACAATTTGGTGCTGCCGCTCATCACCTACCTGATACTTGTTTGCTCCTGCTGA